The DNA segment GGTGCGTGATGGTGGCGCCGACCTGGGACTTGATGTCGTCACCGACGATCGGCACGCCGGCCTCGGTGAACTTGTCCGCCCACTCCTTGGTACCGGCGATGAAGACCGGGAGGGCGTTGACGAAGGCGACCTTGGCGTCGATGGCGCACTGGGCGTAGAACTTCGCCGCGTCCTCGGAGCCGACCGGCAGGTAGCAGACCAGAACGTCGACCTGCTTGTCCTTCAGGATCTGGACGACGTCGACCGGCTCGGCCTCCGACTCCTCGATGGTCAGGCGGTAGTACTTGCCCAGGCCGTCGAGGGTGTGGCCGCGCTGCACGGTGACGCCGGTGTTCGGGACGTCGCAGATCTTGATGGTGTTGTTCTCGGAGGCGCCGATCGCGTCCGCGAGGTCGAGGCCGACCTTCTTGGCGTCCACGTCGAACGCGGCCACGAACTCGATGTCGCGCACGTGGTACTCACCGAACTGCACGTGCATCAGGCCGGGCACCTTGGTCGCCGCGTCGGCGTCCTTGTAGTACTCGACTCCCTGCACCAGCGACGCGGCGCAGTTGCCCACGCCGACGACGGCTACGCGAACCGAACCCATTCCGGTTGCTCCCTGTGTGTACGAGTGAGGCCCTGACTGGGACTCACGTGGCGGTGTCGCCGGGCGGATCCGTCCGGGAGGTGCTCCCGGGACGGGGCAGGCCGCCCGTCGATCCAGTGGTGGTGTCCTGTTGAGCGGGCCCCCCGGACGAGGGACTTCTCAGGTCCCGTCCGGCTCGCTCGCTCTCGATGAGCTCGTTCAGCCAGCGCACTTCGCGCTCCACGGACTCCATACCGTGGCGCTGGAGCTCGAGTGTGTAGTCGTCCAGGCGCTCCCGCGTCCGGGTCAGGGAGGCGCGCATCTTCTCCAGGCGCTCCTCCAGCCGGCTGCGCCGGCCCTCCAGTACGCGCATGCGCACATCGCGCGAGGTCTGCCCGAAGAAGGCGAACCGTGCGGCGAAGTGCTCGTCCTCGTACGCGTCGGGACCGGTCTGCGAGAGCAGTTCCTCGAAGTGCTCCTTACCTTCCGCCGTCAACCGGTAGACGATCTTGGCGCGGCGTCCGGTGAGGGGAGCGGCGAGGGCGTCCTCGTGGGTGTTGCCCGGCTCCTCGGTCAACCAGCCGCTCGCGGCCAGCGTCTTGAGGCAGGGATACAGGGTCCCGTAGCTGAAAGCGCGGAACACACCCAGGGACGTGTTGAGT comes from the Streptomyces sp. SUK 48 genome and includes:
- a CDS encoding inositol-3-phosphate synthase; translated protein: MGSVRVAVVGVGNCAASLVQGVEYYKDADAATKVPGLMHVQFGEYHVRDIEFVAAFDVDAKKVGLDLADAIGASENNTIKICDVPNTGVTVQRGHTLDGLGKYYRLTIEESEAEPVDVVQILKDKQVDVLVCYLPVGSEDAAKFYAQCAIDAKVAFVNALPVFIAGTKEWADKFTEAGVPIVGDDIKSQVGATITHRVMAKLFEDRGVVLDRTMQLNVGGNMDFKNMLERERLESKKISKTQAVTSQIPDRDLGEKNVHIGPSDYVAWLDDRKWAYVRLEGRAFGDVPLNLEYKLEVWDSPNSAGVIIDALRAAKIAKDRGVGGPILSASSYFMKSPPVQYFDDEARENVEKFIRGDVER
- a CDS encoding PadR family transcriptional regulator — encoded protein: MSRRSGILEFAVLGLLRESPMHGYELRKRLNTSLGVFRAFSYGTLYPCLKTLAASGWLTEEPGNTHEDALAAPLTGRRAKIVYRLTAEGKEHFEELLSQTGPDAYEDEHFAARFAFFGQTSRDVRMRVLEGRRSRLEERLEKMRASLTRTRERLDDYTLELQRHGMESVEREVRWLNELIESERAGRDLRSPSSGGPAQQDTTTGSTGGLPRPGSTSRTDPPGDTAT